Proteins found in one Geomonas subterranea genomic segment:
- a CDS encoding MEDS domain-containing protein, which produces MEEEKRSAEIADIGAVNSHDHLCLLYQDDPEVLNLVLPFIQKGVAIGERCVYLHAAAQKLERLLQNIVDAQKQDGGALILLPVKQTWLRGGTFKQERVMELLRNICAGAAAEGFSGTRIICDMGWAVKDERSLELLHRFERDLTVFASEQDTALLCLYDRRLFNPELLLELARMHPGLVSGGKVCENPLFIPRGFSRARRRRYASLTYSWPHRSAWPWWRRKAGGSNRNSSRPTRPWRARSTRTGRKRTPCGPANRRSTRRTRLSLPTAGVCRPSCSTSPWS; this is translated from the coding sequence ATGGAAGAAGAGAAGCGCAGCGCCGAAATAGCGGACATTGGAGCGGTCAACAGCCACGATCACCTCTGCCTGTTGTACCAGGATGACCCGGAGGTGTTAAACCTGGTGCTTCCGTTCATCCAGAAAGGGGTGGCGATCGGGGAGCGCTGCGTGTACCTGCACGCCGCCGCGCAAAAACTGGAGCGGCTGCTGCAGAACATAGTCGACGCGCAGAAGCAGGACGGCGGTGCGCTGATCCTGCTGCCCGTCAAGCAGACCTGGCTCAGGGGGGGGACCTTCAAGCAGGAGCGGGTCATGGAACTGTTGCGCAACATCTGCGCCGGCGCCGCTGCCGAGGGTTTCAGCGGGACCCGCATCATCTGCGACATGGGCTGGGCCGTGAAGGACGAGAGATCGCTTGAGCTTTTGCACCGGTTCGAGCGCGACCTGACCGTGTTCGCCTCCGAGCAGGACACGGCCCTTTTGTGCCTGTACGACCGGCGGCTGTTCAACCCGGAACTGCTGCTGGAACTGGCCCGCATGCACCCCGGCCTGGTCAGCGGCGGAAAAGTGTGCGAGAACCCCCTTTTCATCCCCCGGGGCTTCAGCCGCGCAAGAAGGCGGCGGTATGCGAGCTTGACGTATTCCTGGCCGCATCGCAGCGCATGGCCATGGTGGAGGCGGAAAGCGGGCGGCTCAAACAGGAACTCGAGCAGGCCTACGCGGCCCTGGCGCGCAAGATCTACGAGAACTGGCAGGAAGAGGACACCCTGCGGGCCAGCGAACAGGAGATCCACGAGAAGGACGAGGCTCTCCTTGCCAACCGCAGGCGTCTGCAGACCATCCTGCAGCACCTCCCCGTGGTCATGA
- a CDS encoding hydrogenase maturation nickel metallochaperone HypA: MCDCGSGSGLRGGGPYATGKELVEFVLAAHGGRVACSPLPNALQVRCQECDKEFVLQTFVQGCPACGGVHAVSPPRANDPAAVQYAGADFGAAA, encoded by the coding sequence ATGTGCGATTGCGGTTCGGGTAGTGGCTTAAGGGGCGGCGGCCCCTACGCTACGGGAAAGGAACTGGTTGAGTTTGTGCTGGCGGCACATGGCGGGCGGGTGGCCTGCTCGCCGCTGCCTAACGCGTTGCAGGTGCGGTGTCAGGAGTGCGACAAGGAGTTCGTGCTGCAAACCTTCGTGCAGGGGTGCCCCGCCTGCGGCGGCGTGCACGCGGTGTCCCCGCCGAGGGCCAATGATCCCGCGGCGGTGCAGTACGCGGGGGCTGACTTCGGCGCGGCCGCGTAA
- a CDS encoding spermidine synthase, translating to MAVPWKVLQSVTTGDGVLELRQRGERDFLITVNGLVLMNSSLHRSEVALGEVACGHLKNEAAPRVLVGGLGMAITLRAVLDQLPEKASVLVAELNPVVLQWCRGPLAPLTAGAADDPRVEVEIANVADVIRRSAMGKSRFDAIVLDLYTGPHARTDKVMDPLYGEIAIEMSKGALKPGGVFAVWGENYDQGFDKRLRQAGFSVTCDRPGRGGLRHVVYLARLASRPESRPEGRPKRQSRR from the coding sequence ATGGCCGTACCCTGGAAAGTATTGCAAAGCGTGACTACCGGAGACGGGGTCCTGGAACTGAGACAGCGTGGGGAACGGGATTTTCTCATCACCGTGAACGGCCTCGTGCTGATGAACAGCTCGCTGCACCGCTCGGAGGTGGCGTTGGGAGAGGTCGCCTGCGGGCACTTGAAAAACGAGGCGGCGCCTCGTGTGCTGGTGGGGGGGCTCGGAATGGCCATCACCCTGCGGGCGGTGCTGGACCAGTTGCCGGAGAAGGCGAGCGTGCTGGTCGCGGAACTGAACCCGGTGGTGCTGCAGTGGTGCCGCGGACCGCTGGCGCCTCTCACCGCCGGGGCGGCCGATGATCCACGCGTCGAGGTGGAGATCGCCAACGTGGCCGATGTCATAAGGAGAAGCGCGATGGGGAAAAGCCGCTTCGACGCCATCGTGCTCGACCTCTACACCGGGCCTCATGCCAGGACCGACAAGGTCATGGACCCGCTCTACGGCGAGATCGCCATCGAAATGAGCAAGGGGGCCCTAAAGCCTGGCGGCGTGTTCGCCGTCTGGGGGGAAAACTACGACCAGGGCTTCGACAAGCGCCTGCGCCAGGCCGGTTTCTCGGTTACCTGCGACCGTCCCGGCCGGGGGGGGCTGCGCCACGTGGTCTACCTGGCCCGCCTGGCGTCCCGTCCCGAATCGCGTCCGGAAGGGCGCCCGAAACGACAGTCCCGCCGGTGA
- the rsgA gene encoding ribosome small subunit-dependent GTPase A — protein MGNKNQHGKDEAEQGLVVSHFGVAVEVLFETGERRMVKVKRNSGHVVGDQVTVSGEVLTRLARRTELSRRDARGGIHLLAANLDVLGIVLAPGTPSGFLDRAIVAARAAGLAPFVVCNKCDLAEAEEQSRATGSVYGGILPIFPLSAATGAGMEPLRDYLRQGHRGAFVGTTGVGKSSLMNALCPELNLKVGALSDYNWTGRHTTTVSSLHALPGGGELVDTPGFRDFGLVDITAPELAAWFPGFEALRDHRCRFNDCRHRQEPGCAVRDEVGSGTISEERYLTYLVLLAEVEALEEAAQRRNWKK, from the coding sequence ATGGGGAACAAAAATCAGCACGGGAAGGACGAGGCCGAGCAGGGACTCGTCGTCTCCCATTTCGGAGTGGCGGTCGAGGTGCTCTTCGAGACGGGCGAGCGGCGCATGGTGAAGGTGAAGCGCAACTCGGGGCACGTCGTCGGGGACCAGGTCACGGTGTCGGGCGAGGTGCTGACCAGGCTTGCGAGAAGGACCGAGCTGAGCAGGCGCGACGCCCGGGGCGGCATTCACCTCCTGGCCGCCAACCTCGACGTGCTCGGCATAGTGCTCGCCCCCGGCACCCCATCGGGATTCCTGGACCGCGCCATCGTCGCCGCCCGCGCCGCGGGGCTCGCCCCCTTCGTCGTCTGCAACAAGTGCGATCTCGCCGAGGCCGAAGAGCAGAGCAGGGCGACCGGCAGCGTCTACGGCGGCATCCTCCCCATCTTCCCCTTGAGCGCCGCCACCGGTGCCGGCATGGAGCCGTTGCGCGACTATCTGCGCCAGGGGCACCGCGGCGCCTTCGTCGGTACTACGGGCGTCGGAAAGAGCTCGCTGATGAACGCGCTTTGCCCCGAGCTCAACCTGAAGGTGGGGGCGCTCTCCGATTACAACTGGACCGGCAGGCACACCACCACGGTATCTTCCCTGCACGCCCTTCCCGGCGGTGGCGAACTGGTCGATACCCCGGGCTTTCGTGATTTCGGGCTGGTGGACATCACCGCTCCCGAACTCGCCGCCTGGTTCCCCGGCTTCGAAGCGCTTCGGGACCACCGGTGTCGCTTCAACGACTGCCGCCATCGCCAGGAACCGGGATGCGCGGTGCGTGACGAGGTCGGGTCGGGGACCATCAGCGAGGAGCGTTACCTCACCTACCTGGTCCTGCTGGCCGAGGTCGAGGCCCTGGAAGAGGCGGCGCAGCGGCGCAACTGGAAGAAATAG
- a CDS encoding GSU0071 family protein, with translation MSKETVDEAIEMYVKERMAKGKEKAITHFLASLYLKEQSEGIIECMRRVRGMTRYYIDLTKVMLNPFKGPEMAWLFSMINIAAYACFLISVEEQRPLGIALLAGTLVNGGYLIHNMTKKWCDLHVMLAIYDEIVQIADHELETLA, from the coding sequence ATGAGTAAAGAGACAGTCGACGAAGCGATCGAAATGTACGTGAAGGAACGGATGGCGAAAGGCAAGGAGAAGGCCATCACCCATTTCCTGGCCAGCCTCTACCTGAAGGAACAAAGCGAAGGGATCATCGAGTGCATGCGCAGGGTGCGGGGCATGACCCGTTACTACATCGATCTCACCAAGGTGATGCTGAACCCGTTCAAGGGGCCCGAGATGGCCTGGCTGTTCTCCATGATCAACATCGCCGCCTACGCCTGCTTCCTGATCTCGGTCGAGGAGCAGAGGCCCCTGGGCATCGCGCTGCTCGCGGGGACGCTGGTGAACGGAGGCTACCTGATCCACAACATGACCAAAAAGTGGTGTGACCTGCACGTAATGCTGGCCATCTACGACGAAATCGTTCAGATCGCCGACCACGAACTGGAAACGCTGGCCTGA
- a CDS encoding HAD family hydrolase: protein MENDSRQGILRKRHWVFDLDGTLTVAIHDFVHIRNVLGVPHGSDILGHLEGLPEAEGMRARALLQSIEEELAGRTEPADGALELLRLLHERGTRIGVLTRNTRENALTTLSRIGLIPFIGEGDVLGRDDARAKPDPDGIHKLACRWGVPPAALVMVGDYAFDLQTGRAAGAGTIHVDPARAFRWPELTDIAVASLAELAVALRQASVSSSWSAI from the coding sequence ATGGAAAACGACAGCCGGCAGGGGATATTGCGGAAAAGGCATTGGGTCTTCGACCTGGACGGGACCCTCACCGTTGCCATCCACGACTTCGTCCACATCAGGAACGTGCTGGGCGTTCCGCATGGGAGCGACATCCTGGGGCACCTGGAGGGGCTGCCGGAGGCGGAGGGGATGCGGGCCCGGGCGCTTTTGCAGTCCATAGAGGAAGAGCTGGCGGGGCGGACGGAACCTGCCGATGGGGCGCTGGAACTTTTGCGGCTCCTGCATGAGCGCGGCACCCGGATCGGCGTACTCACCCGGAACACCAGGGAGAACGCGCTGACCACCCTGTCGCGCATCGGGCTCATTCCGTTCATCGGGGAGGGGGACGTGCTGGGGCGGGACGACGCGCGGGCGAAACCTGACCCGGACGGCATCCACAAACTGGCGTGCCGCTGGGGAGTCCCCCCGGCGGCACTGGTGATGGTAGGTGATTATGCCTTCGATCTTCAGACCGGCCGCGCGGCCGGCGCCGGCACCATTCACGTCGACCCGGCCCGCGCCTTCCGCTGGCCCGAACTTACCGACATCGCGGTGGCGAGCCTTGCCGAGTTGGCCGTTGCGCTGCGTCAGGCCAGCGTTTCCAGTTCGTGGTCGGCGATCTGA
- a CDS encoding alpha/beta fold hydrolase produces MNRKAYLATGRMIAMLQGFSKLRVNVHGKENIPEGSVIFVVNHFTRIETVLLPYHIYRLTRVPVWSLADSSLFAGPLGRFLDLMGAVSTKNPDRDRVIVKTLLTGEASWIIFPEGRMVKDKELFRKRMLLPSSGVRPRSGAATLALRTEFYRQRMLRLQGVAPEEVARLQGMFQIPDLGPLKKGKCHLVPVNITYYPLRARENALSRLTELFLREAPQHLKEEVLTEGSMLLSGVDIDIRFGSPIDPSAYLKSRTVEADIVSTASYGFDDRLPSLSEMKREANRLMQRYMSSIYDLTTVNHDHLFASLLRAYPFKAIDEDDFRRRAFLLTKLCPRNMECKLHQSLSTDQVSLLTDDRYHKYREFRELALEKGVVVQVNGELVKDRAKFSAPFEMQRARIDNPIGVIANEVLPLTVLQREVHLTAWLPVWLVRKKVAQILEHQALEEFDDDYRHYFREGESKESEVGMPVLLKGTSRNLGVVLVHGLLSVPAQMLDLARYLQRKGLWVYLVRLKGHGTSPEDLALRKGKDWVESVDLGYALMKALCDRVVVGGFSFGGGVALDCASRVGDAAGVFAVCPPQRLLDISSRFAPAVTVWNQVMDVFSYQWAKKEFVESVPERPELNYTRIPVSALRAMERFMSELEPKLAGIRTPVLVLQSEGDPVVDPRGSQRLFEMLGSEQKAYQRFPLKRHGILAGAGSEEVHAAVGAFLDTVTGPPVPGQAPVQG; encoded by the coding sequence ATGAACCGCAAGGCATACCTCGCCACCGGCCGGATGATCGCGATGCTGCAGGGGTTCTCCAAGCTGCGGGTGAACGTCCACGGCAAGGAGAACATCCCGGAAGGCTCGGTCATCTTCGTCGTGAACCACTTCACCCGGATCGAGACCGTGCTGCTCCCCTACCACATCTACCGCCTGACCCGGGTGCCGGTCTGGTCCCTGGCGGACTCGTCCCTCTTCGCGGGACCGCTGGGACGCTTTCTGGACCTGATGGGGGCGGTCTCCACGAAAAACCCGGATCGCGACCGGGTCATCGTCAAGACCCTGCTCACCGGGGAGGCGAGCTGGATCATCTTCCCCGAGGGGAGAATGGTGAAGGACAAGGAACTGTTCAGAAAGAGGATGTTGCTTCCCTCAAGCGGGGTGCGCCCCCGTTCCGGCGCCGCCACGCTCGCCTTGCGCACCGAGTTCTACCGCCAGAGGATGCTGAGGCTCCAGGGGGTGGCGCCGGAGGAGGTCGCGCGGCTGCAGGGGATGTTCCAGATCCCCGACCTCGGGCCGCTTAAGAAGGGGAAGTGCCACCTCGTACCGGTCAACATCACCTACTACCCGCTGCGCGCGCGGGAGAATGCGCTCAGTCGCCTCACCGAGCTCTTCCTGCGGGAGGCCCCCCAGCATCTGAAGGAGGAGGTACTCACCGAGGGGAGCATGCTCCTTTCCGGCGTGGACATTGACATCCGCTTCGGAAGCCCCATCGACCCCTCCGCCTACCTGAAGAGCAGGACGGTAGAGGCCGATATCGTATCCACCGCCAGCTACGGCTTCGACGACCGCCTTCCGTCGCTGTCGGAGATGAAGAGAGAGGCGAACCGCCTGATGCAGCGCTACATGAGCAGCATCTACGACCTCACCACGGTCAACCACGACCATCTCTTCGCGTCGCTTTTGCGGGCCTACCCGTTCAAGGCCATCGACGAGGATGACTTCCGGCGCAGAGCCTTTCTCCTGACCAAGCTCTGTCCCAGAAACATGGAGTGCAAGCTCCACCAGAGCCTCAGCACCGACCAGGTGTCCCTCCTGACCGATGACCGCTATCACAAGTACCGGGAGTTCCGCGAGCTGGCGCTGGAGAAGGGGGTGGTCGTGCAAGTGAACGGGGAACTGGTGAAGGACCGGGCCAAGTTCTCGGCACCGTTCGAGATGCAGCGGGCCAGGATCGACAACCCCATCGGCGTCATAGCGAACGAGGTGCTCCCGCTCACCGTGCTGCAGCGCGAGGTGCATCTCACGGCGTGGCTCCCGGTGTGGCTGGTGCGCAAGAAGGTGGCACAGATCCTGGAACACCAGGCCCTGGAGGAGTTCGACGACGACTACCGGCACTACTTCCGCGAGGGGGAAAGCAAGGAGAGCGAGGTGGGGATGCCCGTGCTGCTGAAGGGGACCTCGCGCAACCTCGGTGTCGTCCTCGTGCACGGCCTCCTCTCGGTCCCGGCGCAGATGCTGGATCTCGCCCGCTACCTGCAGCGCAAGGGACTGTGGGTCTACCTGGTGCGCCTTAAAGGTCACGGCACCTCCCCCGAGGACCTGGCCCTGAGAAAGGGGAAGGACTGGGTGGAATCGGTGGACCTGGGGTACGCCCTGATGAAGGCGTTGTGCGACCGGGTCGTCGTGGGGGGCTTTTCCTTTGGCGGCGGCGTGGCGCTGGACTGCGCCAGCCGGGTGGGGGACGCGGCGGGGGTGTTCGCGGTCTGCCCGCCGCAGCGGCTTCTGGACATCTCTTCCCGCTTTGCCCCCGCGGTCACGGTCTGGAATCAGGTCATGGACGTCTTCAGCTACCAGTGGGCCAAGAAGGAGTTCGTGGAGAGCGTCCCGGAGCGCCCGGAGCTGAACTACACGAGGATCCCGGTCAGCGCGCTGCGCGCCATGGAGCGGTTCATGAGCGAGTTGGAACCGAAACTGGCAGGAATCCGGACGCCGGTCCTCGTGCTGCAGTCCGAGGGGGACCCGGTGGTCGACCCGCGCGGTTCGCAGCGGCTCTTCGAGATGCTCGGGAGCGAACAGAAGGCGTACCAGAGGTTCCCGCTTAAGCGCCACGGCATACTGGCGGGAGCCGGGTCCGAGGAGGTGCACGCCGCGGTGGGCGCCTTCCTCGATACCGTGACCGGGCCGCCCGTGCCGGGGCAGGCCCCGGTCCAGGGGTAG
- a CDS encoding glycerophosphodiester phosphodiesterase encodes MPSTPLIIGHRGASRDAPENTLASFRLAFEQEADGIEADFRLTRDGHIVCLHDAAAFRTAGSNLEVAASTLAELQRLDAGIWKGDRWRGERIPALAQVLELLPAGKRLFIELKCGAEILDPLAADLARAGVPADRIRFLAFDHLLVAALKKRLPDYRTCWLCDYRWRGGWHPPAAEVLSRLAGIGADGLASRDRAILDASLVGELRQRGLEIHVWTVDSAKSARRLCDLGVDSIMTNRPGWLRRSLDLPRERA; translated from the coding sequence ATGCCCAGCACCCCGCTCATCATCGGACATCGTGGCGCCTCCCGTGACGCGCCCGAAAACACCCTCGCCTCGTTCAGGCTCGCCTTCGAGCAGGAAGCGGACGGCATCGAGGCGGACTTCAGGCTCACCCGTGACGGCCACATCGTCTGCCTGCACGACGCCGCCGCTTTCCGCACCGCAGGGAGCAACCTGGAGGTGGCCGCGTCGACCCTGGCCGAGCTGCAGCGCCTCGACGCCGGGATCTGGAAGGGAGACCGGTGGCGGGGCGAGCGCATCCCGGCCCTGGCCCAGGTGCTCGAGCTGCTTCCAGCCGGCAAGAGGCTCTTCATCGAACTCAAGTGCGGAGCCGAGATCCTCGACCCCCTCGCCGCCGATCTGGCCCGTGCCGGGGTCCCGGCGGACCGGATCCGCTTTCTCGCCTTCGACCACCTGCTGGTGGCGGCGCTCAAGAAGCGTCTTCCCGATTACCGCACCTGCTGGCTGTGCGACTATCGCTGGCGCGGCGGCTGGCACCCCCCGGCCGCCGAGGTGCTCTCCCGGCTCGCCGGGATCGGCGCCGACGGTCTGGCCAGCAGGGATCGCGCCATACTGGACGCCTCGCTGGTAGGGGAGCTGCGGCAGCGGGGGCTGGAGATCCATGTCTGGACCGTCGATTCCGCAAAATCCGCCCGCAGGCTTTGCGACCTCGGTGTCGACTCCATCATGACCAACCGCCCGGGATGGCTGCGCCGCTCCCTGGACCTGCCGCGGGAGAGAGCATGA
- a CDS encoding phosphate acyltransferase — MKIGPNLRAVVAAKGVAMDEVREALGWDRETLDRVLGDQLSPGISELLRLATFLGVGISRLLGGDQESRKRAVKTGRDERVGVDRRNALHYESLAQAFAGRHLEPFVVDLYRAPESEPDLSRHPGEEFLFVLSGELLVTVDGEPFHLEAGDSLYFDSLLPHVLVSLSEHSRLMAVLYKGESMLQLTKGHGMKSLIEAARLAPRQKLVLVCPDPGSLKAVNKGIEEGILETVFLVGDPDRVRESCAETLIFEKQYRFVTVPGGADHEREAARAGVELVATRQGDLLMKGGINTAILMKAVLSKKTGIGTGKRLSNVSIFELPGVERLIFLTDPAINPELFAHQDAASAIDIIDNAIQVARALGVERPKVALLEANEVPSANIPTTILEQELSRRSWPQAEVYGPLSYDLALYPESVRKKGLAGNPVAGQADIIVVPHISGGNFLYKSWVFTMGAEVANVVLGASAPIILTSRSDSDLTKFLTICASSLYGHYLRRE, encoded by the coding sequence ATGAAGATCGGACCTAACCTGAGGGCGGTGGTCGCGGCCAAGGGCGTGGCGATGGACGAGGTGCGCGAGGCGCTCGGATGGGACCGGGAGACCCTGGACCGGGTGCTCGGGGACCAGCTCTCGCCCGGTATCTCTGAGCTCTTGAGGCTCGCCACCTTCCTGGGCGTCGGGATATCGCGGCTTCTGGGAGGGGACCAGGAGTCGCGGAAACGGGCGGTCAAGACCGGCAGGGACGAGCGGGTCGGCGTGGACCGGCGCAACGCCCTGCATTATGAAAGCCTGGCCCAGGCCTTTGCCGGACGGCACCTGGAGCCATTCGTGGTCGACCTGTACCGCGCCCCGGAAAGCGAGCCGGACCTGAGCCGGCACCCCGGGGAGGAGTTCCTGTTCGTCCTCTCCGGCGAGCTGCTGGTCACCGTGGACGGCGAGCCCTTCCACCTCGAGGCAGGGGACTCCCTGTACTTCGACTCCCTGCTGCCGCACGTGCTGGTTTCTCTCAGTGAACATTCCCGGCTGATGGCGGTGCTCTACAAGGGCGAGTCCATGCTGCAGCTCACCAAGGGGCACGGCATGAAGAGCCTGATCGAGGCGGCGAGGCTCGCCCCGCGCCAGAAGCTGGTCCTGGTCTGCCCGGACCCCGGGTCCCTCAAGGCGGTGAACAAGGGGATAGAGGAGGGGATTCTGGAGACGGTATTCCTGGTGGGGGATCCGGACCGGGTGCGGGAATCATGCGCCGAGACCTTGATCTTCGAGAAGCAGTACCGTTTCGTCACCGTCCCCGGCGGCGCCGACCACGAGCGGGAGGCGGCGCGTGCCGGTGTGGAGCTGGTGGCGACCCGGCAGGGGGATCTCCTCATGAAGGGGGGGATCAACACGGCCATCCTGATGAAGGCCGTCCTCTCCAAGAAGACCGGGATCGGCACCGGCAAGAGGCTCTCCAACGTGAGCATCTTCGAGCTTCCCGGCGTGGAACGGCTCATCTTCCTGACCGATCCGGCCATAAACCCCGAGCTCTTCGCGCACCAGGACGCCGCCTCCGCCATCGACATCATCGACAATGCCATCCAGGTGGCGCGCGCCCTGGGGGTGGAGCGTCCCAAGGTGGCGCTCCTGGAGGCGAACGAGGTTCCCTCGGCAAACATCCCGACCACTATCCTGGAACAGGAGCTATCCCGGCGCAGCTGGCCGCAGGCCGAAGTCTACGGCCCGCTCTCCTACGACCTGGCCCTCTACCCCGAATCGGTCCGCAAGAAGGGGCTCGCGGGCAACCCGGTGGCGGGCCAGGCCGACATCATCGTGGTGCCGCACATCTCGGGGGGTAACTTCCTCTACAAGAGCTGGGTCTTCACCATGGGCGCCGAGGTGGCCAACGTGGTGCTCGGCGCCTCCGCCCCCATCATCCTCACCTCCAGAAGCGACAGCGATCTCACCAAGTTTCTCACCATCTGCGCCAGCTCCCTCTACGGGCATTACCTGCGCCGGGAGTAG
- the buk gene encoding butyrate kinase — translation MNILAIDPGSTSTKVGVRRAGKLVKASIEHPRREMESFHGVMEQLDYRMEHLVRYLRETGADQLRWDAVVGRGGLVRPVPSGVYLVEDPLLRDLMRGVNGEHAANLGGVMAHAVAARQGVPAYVVDPPVIDEMWAVARLSGMAGIERRSMFHALNQKAVAHEVAQELGKPYQELNLIVAHLGSGITVGAHRKGLVVDVNNGLNGDGPFSPERTGGLPVVGVLQLVEQGAFTTEQLKSIVARKGGIFSYLGTVDLREAEESAKSGDGWAALVLEAMVYQIAKEIGALAAALSGEVDGIVLTGGLAFSATVVAGVRQRVAFIAPLFVRPGEFEIEALIAGALRVLTGAEEARRYTGGADEDRT, via the coding sequence ATGAACATCCTGGCCATCGATCCCGGCTCCACGTCGACCAAGGTAGGGGTGCGGCGCGCGGGGAAGCTCGTCAAGGCATCGATCGAGCACCCCCGCCGCGAGATGGAAAGCTTTCACGGCGTGATGGAGCAGTTGGATTACCGGATGGAACACCTGGTCCGGTACCTGCGTGAGACCGGCGCCGACCAGCTGCGCTGGGACGCTGTGGTCGGGCGGGGCGGCCTGGTCCGCCCGGTGCCAAGCGGGGTGTACCTGGTGGAGGACCCCCTGCTGCGGGACCTGATGCGCGGGGTGAACGGAGAGCATGCGGCGAACCTGGGGGGCGTTATGGCCCACGCGGTGGCCGCGCGCCAGGGAGTGCCCGCCTACGTGGTGGACCCGCCGGTCATCGACGAGATGTGGGCGGTCGCCCGGCTCTCAGGCATGGCGGGGATCGAACGGCGCAGCATGTTCCACGCCCTGAACCAAAAGGCGGTGGCGCACGAGGTGGCGCAAGAGCTTGGGAAGCCTTACCAGGAGCTGAACCTGATCGTGGCGCACCTGGGGAGCGGCATCACCGTGGGGGCGCATCGCAAGGGGCTGGTGGTGGACGTGAACAACGGTCTCAACGGGGACGGCCCTTTCTCCCCCGAAAGGACCGGGGGGCTTCCGGTGGTCGGGGTGCTGCAGCTCGTGGAGCAGGGCGCCTTCACCACGGAACAGTTGAAGAGCATTGTGGCGCGCAAGGGTGGGATCTTCTCCTACCTGGGGACGGTGGACCTGCGCGAGGCGGAAGAAAGCGCGAAAAGTGGGGACGGCTGGGCCGCCCTGGTGCTGGAGGCGATGGTCTACCAGATCGCGAAGGAGATCGGCGCCCTCGCCGCCGCTCTTTCCGGCGAGGTGGACGGCATCGTCCTGACCGGCGGCCTCGCCTTCAGCGCGACCGTGGTGGCGGGCGTGCGGCAGCGGGTGGCGTTCATCGCGCCGCTGTTCGTGCGGCCCGGCGAGTTCGAGATCGAGGCGCTGATCGCCGGGGCGCTCAGGGTGCTCACCGGAGCCGAAGAGGCCCGGCGTTACACGGGAGGTGCCGATGAAGATCGGACCTAA
- a CDS encoding pyridoxamine 5'-phosphate oxidase family protein: MDDTMRRKDRQLSALLANEILENGTVCQLALAAQGEPYLVTMNYGYRDSTLYFHCAAAGRKLEVIEQNNRVCFTVVEHGAVLPAEKPCDFTMKYRSVVGYGTARVIDGYREKCEALSIIMAQYASGSFQFPEATLAATTVFAVDISSMAAKSNL; the protein is encoded by the coding sequence ATGGACGACACGATGAGAAGGAAGGACCGGCAGCTCTCGGCACTGCTGGCGAACGAGATCCTGGAAAACGGAACCGTCTGCCAGTTGGCACTGGCGGCACAGGGGGAGCCCTACCTGGTGACCATGAACTACGGCTACCGTGATTCAACCCTGTACTTCCACTGCGCCGCGGCGGGGAGGAAACTGGAGGTCATCGAGCAGAACAACCGGGTCTGCTTTACGGTGGTGGAGCATGGGGCCGTGCTGCCGGCGGAGAAGCCCTGCGACTTCACCATGAAGTACCGTAGCGTGGTCGGCTACGGCACCGCGCGGGTAATCGACGGTTACCGGGAAAAATGCGAAGCGCTCAGTATAATCATGGCGCAGTACGCCTCGGGAAGTTTCCAGTTCCCCGAGGCGACCCTGGCCGCAACCACGGTTTTCGCCGTGGACATCTCCTCCATGGCGGCCAAGAGCAACCTCTGA